A stretch of Pseudoclavibacter chungangensis DNA encodes these proteins:
- a CDS encoding quinone oxidoreductase family protein — translation MKAVQITSYDGPDGLSYDEIPAPEPGPGQVALDVEYAGANYVEALFAGGFVPNPLPWVPGIEASGRVRALGEGVTGFTPGDRVAALTINGGGGYGQVAVTHAGLVAPMPAGMDPALASVVPSNTTTALIALERIAHLMPGEHVLVHAAAGGLGSQFGQIARRLGAGRVVGVVGSEAKRQAALDLGYDEVWLRADLDSATQGQFDVIADPVSGPGRQTSLGLLRLGGRLLAVGDAAQAGDQQINSNTLWFGGIGVLGFNLGALSAAEPALVGTYLRRALALVAAGEVAVHVAERAPIQDAPRVLAALREGATVGKTVLVHETA, via the coding sequence ATGAAGGCTGTGCAGATCACCAGCTATGACGGCCCCGACGGGCTGAGCTACGACGAGATTCCCGCGCCCGAGCCGGGTCCGGGCCAGGTCGCGCTCGACGTGGAGTACGCGGGCGCGAACTATGTGGAGGCTCTGTTTGCGGGCGGGTTCGTGCCGAACCCGCTACCCTGGGTGCCCGGCATCGAGGCCTCCGGCCGCGTGCGTGCGCTCGGCGAGGGCGTCACCGGATTCACGCCTGGCGATCGGGTCGCGGCGCTGACCATCAACGGCGGGGGCGGGTACGGACAGGTCGCCGTCACCCACGCCGGGCTCGTCGCGCCGATGCCCGCCGGGATGGACCCGGCGCTCGCGTCGGTGGTGCCGTCGAACACGACGACCGCGCTCATCGCGCTCGAACGGATTGCGCACCTGATGCCGGGTGAGCATGTGCTGGTGCACGCCGCTGCGGGCGGCCTGGGCTCGCAATTCGGGCAGATCGCCCGTCGCCTCGGTGCCGGCCGCGTCGTCGGGGTCGTCGGCAGCGAGGCGAAGCGTCAGGCCGCGCTCGATCTCGGCTACGACGAGGTGTGGCTGCGCGCCGACCTCGACAGCGCTACACAGGGGCAGTTCGACGTGATCGCCGATCCGGTCTCCGGGCCGGGCCGACAGACCAGCCTCGGCCTGTTGCGCCTGGGCGGTCGGTTACTCGCGGTCGGTGACGCGGCTCAGGCCGGTGACCAGCAGATCAACAGCAATACGCTGTGGTTCGGCGGCATCGGCGTGCTCGGCTTCAACCTCGGTGCCCTCTCCGCCGCGGAGCCGGCCCTGGTCGGCACCTACCTGCGGCGCGCGCTGGCGCTCGTTGCGGCAGGCGAGGTCGCCGTGCACGTGGCAGAGCGGGCCCCCATCCAGGATGCGCCCCGGGTGCTCGCCGCGCTGCGCGAGGGCGCCACGGTCGGCAAGACCGTCCTCGTCCACGAGACAGCCTGA
- a CDS encoding aldo/keto reductase, with protein sequence MDKRELGIGGPQVTPIGLGCMGMSWGYTESRRDDDTSIEVIRRALDAGVDLLDTAAVYGDGHNERLVGRAIAGRLDEVVVATKGGLVVDDLATKQMHRDGRPETLRSQVEDSLRHLGVDRIDLYYLHRVDPNVPIEESWGALAGLAAEGKIDRLGLSEVSIAQAEAAHAIHPIAAIQSELSLWTRDPLGDQTTDASGGGIAGAGTDAGGDLLAWTRDQGVAFVPFAPLGRGYLTGTLTADGFEDGDFRATNPRFAADAFDRNQAITGEVARIATDHNATPAQVSLAWLLRLSPNIIPIPGTRSGTHLVENLAATQLELTEDERLRLDRLPTAYGSRY encoded by the coding sequence ATGGACAAGCGCGAACTCGGCATCGGCGGACCCCAGGTGACGCCGATCGGCCTGGGCTGCATGGGCATGAGCTGGGGCTACACGGAAAGCCGCCGCGACGACGACACCTCGATCGAGGTCATCCGCCGTGCCCTCGACGCCGGCGTCGACCTGCTCGACACCGCCGCCGTCTATGGCGACGGTCACAACGAGCGCCTGGTGGGTCGCGCCATCGCCGGCCGACTCGATGAGGTGGTCGTGGCGACCAAGGGCGGGCTCGTGGTCGATGATCTCGCCACCAAGCAGATGCACCGCGACGGCCGTCCCGAGACCCTGCGCAGCCAGGTCGAGGACAGCCTGCGTCACCTCGGCGTCGACCGCATCGACCTGTACTACCTCCACCGCGTCGACCCGAACGTGCCCATCGAGGAGAGCTGGGGCGCCCTCGCTGGCCTCGCCGCCGAGGGCAAGATTGACCGGCTCGGCCTCTCCGAGGTCTCGATCGCGCAGGCCGAGGCCGCGCACGCGATCCACCCGATCGCGGCGATCCAGTCCGAGCTCTCCCTCTGGACCCGCGACCCCCTCGGTGACCAGACAACCGACGCATCAGGCGGAGGCATTGCTGGCGCAGGCACCGACGCCGGCGGCGACCTACTCGCCTGGACACGGGATCAGGGCGTCGCGTTCGTGCCGTTCGCGCCGCTCGGCCGCGGCTACCTCACCGGCACCCTCACTGCCGACGGGTTTGAGGACGGCGACTTCCGCGCCACCAACCCGCGCTTCGCCGCCGACGCCTTCGACAGGAACCAGGCGATCACTGGCGAGGTCGCACGCATCGCCACCGACCACAATGCGACACCGGCGCAGGTCTCCCTGGCCTGGCTGCTCCGACTCTCACCGAACATCATCCCGATCCCCGGCACCCGCAGTGGCACCCACCTGGTCGAGAACCTCGCCGCGACACAGCTGGAACTCACCGAGGACGAGCGGCTGCGCCTCGACCGGCTCCCTACGGCGTATGGCTCCCGCTACTGA
- a CDS encoding NADPH-dependent F420 reductase, which yields MTDLGIIGAGRIGSAVARVATAAGCTVTLGSRRGPDGLRPLTEELGATPGTPEGAATEGQLVLVAVPFSAIADLPREALAGKILIDATNYVPWRDGSVDALEHDRVATSAYVQNLYPDSRVVKAFNHIVWSDIPADARPAGAVDRRGIVVAGDHAESTEVVAALVDRLGFDPVNVGRLDRSWRIQIGSPGWITNYGADELAEKVREADTWHSHPINY from the coding sequence ATGACTGATTTAGGAATCATCGGAGCCGGACGCATCGGCTCCGCTGTGGCCCGCGTCGCCACCGCAGCCGGATGCACCGTCACCCTCGGCAGCCGTCGCGGGCCCGACGGTCTGCGACCGCTGACCGAGGAGCTCGGCGCGACCCCCGGCACGCCCGAGGGCGCAGCGACCGAAGGCCAGCTGGTGCTGGTAGCGGTGCCGTTCAGCGCTATCGCCGATCTGCCCCGCGAAGCACTGGCCGGGAAGATCCTCATCGATGCGACGAATTACGTGCCCTGGCGCGACGGCAGCGTCGATGCGCTGGAGCACGATCGCGTCGCGACCTCGGCCTATGTGCAGAACTTGTACCCGGATAGCCGGGTCGTCAAGGCGTTCAACCACATCGTCTGGTCAGACATCCCCGCTGACGCCAGGCCCGCAGGAGCGGTGGATCGGCGCGGGATCGTGGTCGCCGGCGACCACGCCGAGAGCACTGAGGTCGTCGCGGCTCTGGTCGACCGGCTCGGCTTCGACCCGGTGAACGTCGGACGGCTCGATCGGAGCTGGCGCATCCAGATCGGCAGCCCCGGCTGGATCACCAACTACGGCGCCGACGAACTCGCCGAAAAGGTCCGCGAAGCCGACACCTGGCACTCCCATCCCATCAACTACTGA
- a CDS encoding AraC family transcriptional regulator, with translation MVYDCLKFVFVRSGSAIVFSEFGRQVVSVGDAIMLGPNVLFSNEPEGHVTVTAIYVDTDFALDQFFWQHSAILHDRLDAMGFAEKVYSEPAQILRLGKDRAGLLMPWLDEMVALSIENRFPQRFNRLQALWFEIMDVLAPFIRVSGVRLTPLQHARSRPVLPRSRRFAPLRREALLAREALHGDIAHQWTLRELAEIARLSGSSDIRWG, from the coding sequence GTGGTCTACGACTGCCTCAAGTTCGTGTTCGTCAGGTCGGGTTCTGCCATCGTCTTCAGTGAGTTCGGCCGCCAAGTCGTCAGCGTCGGCGATGCGATCATGCTCGGCCCGAACGTGCTGTTCAGCAACGAACCAGAGGGCCATGTCACGGTCACGGCGATCTACGTTGATACCGACTTCGCCCTCGATCAGTTCTTCTGGCAGCATTCCGCGATCCTGCACGACCGGCTCGACGCGATGGGTTTTGCGGAGAAGGTCTACTCCGAGCCTGCACAGATCCTGCGGCTCGGGAAGGACCGCGCCGGTTTGCTGATGCCGTGGCTCGATGAGATGGTCGCGCTGAGTATCGAGAACCGGTTCCCGCAACGGTTCAACAGGTTGCAGGCACTCTGGTTCGAGATCATGGACGTGCTCGCACCCTTCATCCGCGTCTCCGGTGTTCGCTTGACTCCTCTGCAGCATGCACGCTCCCGCCCGGTGCTGCCGCGCAGCCGCCGGTTCGCGCCGCTGCGTCGCGAAGCACTGCTTGCCCGAGAAGCGCTCCACGGTGACATCGCGCATCAGTGGACGCTGCGCGAGCTGGCCGAGATCGCGCGATTATCCGGCTCTTCGGACATTCGGTGGGGGTGA
- the aceE gene encoding pyruvate dehydrogenase (acetyl-transferring), homodimeric type: protein MAVHDQDPYSTNYVDADPAETQEWSDSLDAVIDERGRERGREIMLNLLKRSKERHLGVPMIPLTDYVNTIAPEDEPEFPGDEQIERRYRAWIRWNAAMLVQRAQREGVGVGGHISSYASQATLYEVGLNHFFKGYDHPEGGDQVFFQGHASPGNYARAFLLGQLGAEDLDGFRQQQSAAPHGLPSYPHPRQLREFWQFPTVSMGLGPLNAIWQAQANKYLENRGIKDTSGSHVWAFLGDGEMDEVESRGQLQFAANQNLDNLTFVVNCNLQRLDGPVRGNGKIVQELESYFRGAGWNVIKLVWGREWDDLFARDESGALLNLMNVTPDGDFQTYKAENGGFVRENFFGRDPKALELVKDYTDEQIWGLKRGGHDYLKVYAAYKAAIEHKGQPTVILAQTIKGYGLGPHFEGRNATHQMKKLTLEDLKNFRDQMHVPITDAQLEENIYQAPYYHPGADDEAIQYMVERRRALGGYVPERRSKYTQIALPEAKTYDITKKGSGTQPVATTMAFVRLLKDLIRSKDFGARIVPIIPDEARTFGVDAFFPTSKIYNPNGQHYLSVDRELLLAYKESAQGVINHVGINEAGAVGSFTALGSSYSTHGEFTVPIYMFYSMFGFQRTADSIWAAADQLARGFFIGATAGRTTLAGEGLQHMDGHSHVIASTNPAVVAYDPAYGYEIGHIVRDGIERMYGGEHPNPDVMYYITMYNEPIVQPAEPEGLDVEGLLKGIYLLRGTSASGPRVQLLASGVAVPWALEAQEILEREWNVAADVWSVTSWTELRRDGLAADEHNWTNPEEEPLTPFVTKRLAESTGGPVLGVSDYTHTLPDLIRQFVPGDYATLGADDFGISDTRPAARRFYKIDSHSIVVRALQQLAVRGEIDRSVVAKAIEAYDLHNPKAGTSGTAGGDA from the coding sequence GTGGCCGTACACGACCAGGATCCCTACTCCACGAACTACGTGGACGCAGACCCCGCGGAGACGCAGGAGTGGAGCGATTCACTCGACGCCGTCATCGACGAGCGAGGACGCGAGCGCGGTCGGGAGATCATGCTCAACCTCCTCAAGCGGTCCAAGGAGCGGCACCTCGGCGTGCCGATGATCCCGCTCACCGACTACGTCAACACGATCGCCCCCGAGGACGAGCCGGAGTTCCCGGGCGACGAGCAGATCGAACGCCGCTACCGCGCCTGGATCCGCTGGAACGCGGCGATGCTCGTGCAGCGCGCGCAGCGCGAGGGCGTCGGCGTCGGCGGCCACATCTCGTCCTACGCATCGCAGGCGACCCTCTACGAGGTCGGCCTCAACCACTTCTTCAAGGGCTACGACCACCCCGAGGGTGGCGACCAGGTGTTCTTCCAGGGCCACGCCTCACCCGGCAACTACGCCCGCGCCTTCCTCCTCGGCCAGCTCGGCGCCGAGGACCTCGACGGCTTCCGCCAGCAGCAGTCGGCCGCACCCCACGGCCTCCCCTCCTACCCGCACCCGCGCCAGCTGCGCGAGTTCTGGCAGTTCCCGACCGTGTCGATGGGCCTCGGACCACTCAACGCGATCTGGCAGGCGCAGGCGAACAAGTACCTCGAGAACCGCGGCATCAAGGACACCTCCGGCTCGCACGTCTGGGCGTTCCTCGGCGACGGCGAGATGGACGAGGTCGAGTCGCGCGGCCAGCTGCAGTTCGCCGCGAACCAGAACCTCGACAACCTCACCTTCGTCGTCAACTGCAACCTGCAGCGCCTCGACGGCCCCGTGCGCGGTAACGGCAAGATCGTCCAGGAGCTCGAGAGCTACTTCCGCGGCGCGGGCTGGAACGTCATCAAGCTCGTCTGGGGACGCGAGTGGGACGACCTGTTCGCCCGCGACGAGTCCGGCGCCCTGCTGAACCTCATGAACGTCACCCCCGACGGCGACTTCCAGACCTACAAGGCCGAGAACGGCGGATTCGTCCGCGAGAACTTCTTCGGCCGCGACCCGAAGGCCCTCGAACTCGTCAAGGACTACACGGACGAGCAGATCTGGGGCCTCAAGCGCGGCGGCCACGACTACCTCAAGGTGTACGCCGCCTACAAGGCCGCGATCGAGCACAAGGGCCAGCCGACCGTCATCCTCGCCCAGACCATCAAGGGCTACGGCCTCGGGCCGCACTTCGAGGGCCGCAACGCGACCCACCAGATGAAGAAGCTCACGCTCGAGGACCTCAAGAACTTCCGCGACCAGATGCACGTGCCGATCACGGACGCGCAGCTCGAGGAGAACATCTACCAGGCGCCCTACTACCACCCCGGTGCCGACGACGAGGCGATCCAGTACATGGTCGAGCGCCGCCGCGCGCTCGGCGGCTACGTGCCCGAGCGTCGCTCGAAGTACACGCAGATCGCGCTCCCCGAGGCGAAGACGTACGACATCACGAAGAAGGGCTCGGGCACGCAGCCCGTCGCCACGACGATGGCGTTCGTCCGACTGCTCAAGGACCTCATCCGCTCGAAGGACTTCGGCGCACGCATCGTGCCGATCATCCCCGACGAGGCCCGCACGTTCGGTGTCGACGCGTTCTTCCCGACGTCGAAGATCTACAACCCGAACGGGCAGCACTACCTGTCGGTCGACCGCGAACTGCTCCTCGCGTACAAGGAGTCGGCGCAGGGCGTCATCAACCACGTCGGCATCAACGAGGCCGGCGCCGTGGGTTCGTTCACGGCGCTCGGCAGCTCGTACTCCACGCACGGCGAGTTCACCGTGCCGATCTACATGTTCTACTCGATGTTCGGCTTCCAGCGCACCGCCGACTCGATCTGGGCAGCGGCCGACCAGCTCGCGCGCGGCTTCTTCATCGGCGCCACGGCCGGCCGCACGACGCTCGCGGGCGAAGGTCTGCAGCACATGGACGGCCACTCGCACGTCATCGCGTCGACGAACCCCGCGGTCGTCGCCTACGACCCGGCCTACGGCTACGAGATCGGGCACATCGTGCGCGACGGCATCGAGCGCATGTACGGCGGCGAGCACCCGAACCCCGACGTCATGTACTACATCACGATGTACAACGAGCCGATCGTGCAGCCCGCCGAGCCCGAGGGGCTCGACGTAGAGGGCCTCCTCAAGGGCATCTACCTGCTGCGCGGCACGAGCGCGTCCGGCCCCCGCGTGCAGCTGCTCGCATCGGGCGTCGCGGTGCCGTGGGCGCTCGAGGCGCAGGAGATCCTCGAGCGGGAGTGGAACGTCGCGGCCGACGTCTGGTCGGTCACCTCGTGGACCGAGCTGCGCCGCGACGGCCTCGCCGCCGACGAGCACAACTGGACGAACCCGGAGGAGGAGCCGCTCACCCCGTTCGTCACGAAGCGCCTCGCCGAGTCGACCGGCGGCCCCGTGCTCGGTGTGAGCGACTACACCCACACGCTGCCCGACCTCATCCGCCAGTTCGTGCCCGGCGACTACGCGACGCTCGGTGCCGACGACTTCGGTATCTCGGACACGCGCCCCGCCGCGCGCCGGTTCTACAAGATCGACAGCCACTCGATCGTGGTCCGCGCGCTCCAGCAGCTCGCGGTGCGCGGCGAGATCGACCGCTCGGTCGTGGCGAAGGCGATCGAGGCGTACGACCTGCACAACCCCAAGGCGGGAACGAGCGGGACCGCGGGCGGGGACGCGTAG
- a CDS encoding MFS transporter: protein MPDSSDSRLSRAERWKLVVLLSASFLLAVDFSVLNVALPEIGRDVGIGVAGLQWIITAFALPAAGLGLLFGRLGDLVGRRLLFLIGIALLGVGSLMGGLSDTAWFLIVGRVIQGLGAAAVAPTALSLLTTSFEEGPRRARALGINGALISAGFTTGALLGGLLTAGLSWRAAFLINVPIAIVVLILAPILFTETRPATRPRLDLPGALLISGGLTCLVFGLTVAGETGLAHPDAYPWLAGALVLLVVFFIIESRTKEPLVAVAVLRRRTVAFGNLAGLTTFSMMSSLTYLLTLYLQDVLLMGAVLTGAMIAVIGAVSVVAANFTPKIIGRYGQKALVVTALVFQGVGTLVIAVAGSHGASWAIVLVGIVIGALGHIGTIVGYTVTATSGLPDSEQGLATGLTTTSQQVGLALGTPLIASVLAAALADNGTGSTGLLTGLTIAIAVNGVLVLAAAVAVSIFLPGHRRSAETPKETEPAEAHA from the coding sequence ATGCCTGATTCCTCTGACTCCCGCCTCTCCCGCGCTGAGCGGTGGAAGCTCGTCGTTCTGCTGAGCGCGAGCTTCCTGCTCGCGGTCGATTTCTCCGTCCTGAATGTCGCGCTGCCTGAGATCGGCCGTGATGTCGGCATCGGCGTAGCCGGGCTGCAGTGGATCATCACCGCGTTCGCGCTGCCCGCCGCCGGCCTCGGCCTGCTCTTCGGACGGCTCGGCGACCTCGTCGGCAGGCGCCTGCTGTTCCTGATTGGCATTGCCCTTCTCGGCGTCGGTTCCCTCATGGGCGGACTGTCGGACACCGCGTGGTTCCTCATCGTCGGCCGGGTGATCCAGGGCCTCGGCGCGGCAGCAGTCGCCCCGACCGCGCTGTCGCTGCTGACCACCTCGTTCGAAGAGGGCCCCCGTCGTGCCCGTGCGTTGGGCATCAATGGGGCGCTCATCTCCGCCGGCTTCACCACCGGCGCCCTGCTCGGTGGATTGCTGACAGCGGGCCTGTCGTGGCGGGCCGCGTTCCTCATCAACGTGCCCATCGCGATCGTCGTGCTGATCCTCGCCCCGATCCTGTTCACCGAGACCCGTCCGGCCACCAGACCGCGCCTCGATCTGCCCGGTGCGCTGCTCATCAGCGGCGGGCTCACCTGCCTCGTGTTCGGGCTGACCGTCGCCGGAGAGACCGGCCTCGCCCACCCCGACGCCTACCCGTGGCTCGCCGGAGCGCTTGTGCTGCTGGTCGTCTTCTTCATCATCGAGTCCCGCACAAAGGAACCGCTGGTCGCCGTCGCGGTGCTGCGGCGCCGCACGGTCGCGTTCGGGAACCTCGCCGGGCTCACCACCTTCTCGATGATGTCGTCGCTGACCTACCTGCTCACGCTCTACCTCCAAGACGTGCTGCTGATGGGGGCCGTCCTCACTGGCGCCATGATCGCCGTCATCGGCGCCGTGTCGGTCGTCGCGGCGAACTTCACCCCGAAGATCATCGGCCGCTACGGGCAGAAAGCTCTCGTGGTCACCGCGCTCGTGTTCCAAGGCGTCGGCACGCTCGTGATCGCCGTCGCAGGCTCCCACGGTGCTTCCTGGGCGATCGTGCTGGTCGGGATCGTGATCGGCGCGCTCGGGCACATCGGCACGATCGTCGGCTACACCGTGACCGCGACCTCTGGCCTGCCCGACAGCGAGCAGGGCCTCGCGACCGGCCTGACGACTACCAGCCAGCAGGTCGGACTCGCGCTCGGCACCCCACTGATCGCTTCCGTCCTCGCCGCCGCCCTCGCAGACAACGGCACCGGCTCCACGGGGCTGCTCACCGGGCTCACCATCGCCATCGCCGTCAACGGTGTGCTCGTCCTCGCCGCTGCGGTCGCCGTCTCGATCTTCCTCCCCGGACATCGCCGGTCGGCTGAAACCCCGAAGGAGACGGAACCTGCCGAGGCTCACGCATGA
- a CDS encoding MarR family winged helix-turn-helix transcriptional regulator, whose product MTDTDASSFCLPTPRRGEEEFLEDSSARLGSHIKAAEQAMIQAKTEALRPFGLTVAQYAALMSLHYVPEQSSAQLARVAAVTAQTMGQTLDKLEAKGLVTRKPSKVHRKVLVVSLTPAGEALVLRADEAPRAIEQRLGEAFTDTERAQLRDLLQRATASLRGEPTADAEAQAPAQ is encoded by the coding sequence GTGACTGATACTGATGCTTCGTCGTTCTGCCTGCCGACTCCTCGCCGCGGTGAGGAGGAGTTCTTGGAGGACTCTTCGGCGCGTCTGGGGTCACATATCAAGGCGGCGGAGCAGGCGATGATCCAGGCGAAGACGGAGGCGTTGCGTCCGTTCGGGCTGACGGTCGCGCAGTATGCGGCGCTGATGTCGCTGCACTACGTGCCCGAGCAGTCCTCGGCGCAGCTGGCGCGGGTCGCGGCGGTGACGGCGCAGACGATGGGCCAGACGCTCGACAAGCTGGAGGCCAAGGGGCTGGTGACCCGCAAGCCGTCCAAGGTACATCGCAAGGTGTTGGTCGTGTCGTTGACTCCGGCGGGCGAGGCGTTGGTCCTGCGTGCGGACGAGGCGCCGCGGGCGATCGAGCAGCGCCTCGGCGAGGCGTTCACCGATACCGAGCGCGCTCAGCTGCGCGACCTGTTACAGCGGGCCACCGCCTCACTGCGCGGAGAGCCCACCGCGGACGCCGAGGCGCAGGCCCCCGCTCAGTAG
- a CDS encoding GlcG/HbpS family heme-binding protein, giving the protein MDDLTLDHAQELLNAALSSAGEHDWLISAAVIDRHGNLIAFARQDGSTLASGLSAQAKAWTAAAIGASTSDLQPLTAPGQPIHGLPHAAGPNRPITPVPGGIPIHATDGTLLGGIGIGGAPLPGDDHLVAESAMHPHKTA; this is encoded by the coding sequence ATGGACGACCTCACCCTGGACCACGCGCAAGAACTCCTCAACGCCGCGCTGTCGTCAGCAGGCGAGCATGATTGGCTCATCAGCGCCGCGGTCATCGACCGGCACGGCAACCTCATCGCGTTCGCGAGACAGGACGGCAGCACCCTCGCCAGCGGCCTGTCCGCGCAGGCCAAGGCCTGGACCGCCGCCGCGATCGGCGCGTCGACCAGCGACCTCCAACCCCTCACCGCTCCAGGCCAGCCGATCCACGGGCTCCCGCATGCCGCAGGCCCAAATCGCCCGATCACACCCGTTCCGGGAGGCATCCCGATCCACGCCACCGACGGAACGCTTCTGGGCGGGATCGGAATTGGCGGGGCACCCCTACCAGGCGACGATCACCTCGTCGCCGAGAGTGCCATGCACCCCCACAAGACCGCCTGA
- a CDS encoding redoxin domain-containing protein has translation MGYSVEALEGIELPTHRGGRILVGGRPPRPQLVCFVPYAYTPVCGVEIDGLVDLAPDAEQEGIDLVVVSCDSDAVLAAWLGEHIEIDSSAIHGASDFWPHGHAARAFGVFDEERGVPDRVSVAINRDGAVRLVAEALPGEARPHRAHVRALDWLAGGR, from the coding sequence ATGGGGTATTCGGTGGAGGCGCTCGAGGGCATCGAGCTGCCCACGCACCGGGGCGGGCGGATCCTCGTCGGCGGTCGGCCGCCGCGCCCGCAGCTCGTGTGCTTCGTGCCCTATGCGTACACGCCCGTGTGCGGTGTCGAGATCGACGGCCTCGTCGACCTCGCACCCGATGCCGAGCAGGAGGGCATCGACCTCGTGGTCGTCTCGTGCGACTCGGACGCCGTGCTCGCCGCCTGGCTGGGGGAGCACATCGAGATCGACTCGTCGGCGATCCACGGGGCGAGCGACTTCTGGCCCCACGGCCACGCGGCGCGCGCCTTTGGCGTGTTCGACGAGGAGCGCGGCGTGCCGGACCGCGTGAGCGTCGCGATCAACCGCGACGGTGCCGTGCGGCTCGTCGCCGAAGCGCTGCCGGGCGAGGCGAGGCCGCACCGCGCGCACGTGCGGGCACTCGACTGGCTCGCGGGTGGTCGCTGA
- a CDS encoding ISL3 family transposase → MSHDSSGCADACSAACPCSRCDLLLGLDGVHVEDVDRRDGLLIVTVSSPAAPTGCPSCGVVATGRGRRRRVLHDVPGVTRVRIVWRQRVWRCDEVGCVRRTFVEQLPGLVARRGSITTRAVGWAIGQLRREHATVHGIARQLGTSWKTVWRAVEPELVKLAEDESRFENVTTLGVDEHIWHHVDPRKRGPKELTGMVDLSRDSTGKTRARLLDLVPGRSGKAYASWLAERGEAFRQNVKVAALDPFAGYKTAIDDKLEDATAVLDAFHVVKLGTAAVDEVRRRVQQDTLGHRGRTGDPLYGIQTILRAGAENLTEKQRTRLAAAIEADPAHDEVFVAWQCAQQLRSAYHQKDLVEGRRIAEKVVDTFHTCPIPEIARLGRTLRRWQAAFLAYFTTGRSSNGGTEAVNGIIELHRRLARGFRNRHNYRLRMLLAAGGLTP, encoded by the coding sequence GTGTCTCACGATAGTTCGGGGTGCGCTGACGCGTGCTCCGCCGCCTGCCCGTGTTCCCGCTGCGACTTGCTGCTCGGCCTCGATGGGGTCCATGTCGAGGACGTTGACCGCCGTGACGGGCTGCTGATCGTGACCGTCTCGAGCCCGGCGGCACCGACCGGCTGCCCGTCGTGCGGGGTCGTCGCGACCGGCCGCGGACGTCGCCGACGGGTGCTTCATGATGTGCCCGGCGTGACGCGGGTGCGGATCGTGTGGCGGCAGCGGGTCTGGCGGTGCGACGAGGTGGGATGCGTGCGACGGACGTTCGTGGAGCAGCTCCCGGGTCTGGTGGCCCGGCGCGGGTCGATCACCACGCGCGCCGTCGGCTGGGCGATCGGGCAGCTGCGCCGCGAGCACGCCACCGTGCACGGTATCGCCCGTCAGCTCGGAACGTCGTGGAAGACGGTGTGGCGGGCCGTCGAGCCCGAGCTGGTCAAACTGGCTGAGGACGAGTCCCGGTTCGAGAACGTCACCACCCTCGGCGTCGATGAGCACATCTGGCATCACGTCGACCCCCGAAAGCGCGGCCCGAAGGAACTGACCGGGATGGTCGATCTCAGCCGCGACAGCACCGGAAAGACGCGGGCCAGGCTGCTCGACCTCGTGCCCGGCCGCTCCGGGAAGGCCTACGCGTCCTGGCTCGCCGAACGCGGCGAAGCGTTCCGGCAGAACGTGAAGGTCGCAGCTCTTGACCCGTTCGCCGGCTACAAGACCGCGATCGACGACAAGCTCGAAGACGCCACGGCCGTGCTGGACGCGTTCCACGTCGTCAAGCTCGGCACCGCCGCTGTGGACGAGGTCCGCCGCCGCGTCCAGCAAGACACCCTCGGGCATCGCGGACGGACCGGCGACCCGCTCTACGGGATCCAGACCATCCTCCGCGCCGGCGCCGAGAACCTCACCGAGAAGCAGCGGACCAGGCTCGCGGCAGCGATCGAGGCCGACCCCGCGCACGACGAGGTGTTCGTCGCATGGCAGTGCGCCCAGCAACTGCGTTCCGCCTACCACCAGAAGGACCTCGTCGAGGGGCGGCGGATCGCCGAGAAGGTCGTCGACACATTCCACACCTGCCCGATCCCCGAGATCGCCCGCCTCGGCCGCACCCTCCGCCGCTGGCAGGCAGCGTTCCTGGCCTACTTCACGACCGGACGATCATCGAACGGCGGCACCGAGGCCGTCAACGGGATCATCGAGCTCCACCGCCGCCTCGCCAGAGGGTTCCGCAACCGTCACAACTACCGACTCCGCATGCTCCTCGCCGCCGGCGGACTCACCCCATGA